Proteins from a genomic interval of Gossypium hirsutum isolate 1008001.06 chromosome A09, Gossypium_hirsutum_v2.1, whole genome shotgun sequence:
- the LOC107889544 gene encoding zinc finger CCCH domain-containing protein 30: MNHLTLETEDTFASLLELAANNDVEGFKRSIQRDPSGVDEVGLWYGRPKGSKQMVNNERTPLMVAATYGSIDVIKLILSSSDADINRVCGHDKSTALHCAASGGASNAVDVVKLLLAAGADANLVDANGHLPIDVIVVPPKLQLVKLTLEQLLATESSVLEQNLRVSTAVTNSGSNPPSPSRENGSPTSGLGSPQKLKSTNAPFSSTSEKKEYPIDPSLPDIKNSIYSTDEFRMYSFKVRPCSRAYSHDWTECPFVHPGENARRRDPRKFHYSCVPCPDFRKGACRRGDMCEYAHGVFECWLHPAQYRTRLCKDGTSCARRVCFFAHTAEELRPLYVSTGSAVLSPRSSTSGATAMDFAAALSLLPGSPSSVSVMSPSPFTPPMSPSANGMSHSNVAWPQPNVPALHLPGSNLQSSRLRSSLNARDIPTEDFNLLPDFDVQQQQLINELSSLSQPSMSSNSLNRSGRLKTLTPSNLDDLFSAENSSLQYSDQALAAAVYSPTHKSAVLNQFQQQQSMLSPINTNFSPKNIEHPLLQASLSGRMSPRNVEPISPMSSRVSMLVQREKQQQFRSLSSRELGSGSSATVGSPVNSWWGSSNGKPDWAVDADGSGKLRRSSSFELGNGDEPDLSWVQSLVKESPTEVKEKTGVPVSGVTVNASTGLGSSMNSRIDPVDTAVLGAWIEQMKLDELVAQQN; this comes from the coding sequence ATGAATCACTTGACTCTAGAAACTGAAGATACTTTTGCAAGCTTGCTTGAGCTTGCCGCTAATAATGATGTCGAGGGCTTTAAACGATCCATCCAACGTGACCCTTCTGGTGTAGATGAAGTGGGGCTGTGGTACGGTCGTCCCAAGGGCTCAAAGCAGATGGTTAACAATGAAAGAACACCTTTGATGGTTGCTGCTACATATGGTAGCATCGATGTTATTAAGCTGATCCTATCTTCATCCGATGCTGATATTAATCGTGTGTGCGGCCATGACAAAAGCACTGCACTCCACTGTGCTGCCTCTGGTGGGGCTTCAAATGCTGTTGATGTTGTGAAGCTGCTTTTAGCAGCTGGTGCCGATGCCAATTTGGTTGATGCAAATGGTCATCTTCCTATTGATGTTATTGTTGTTCCACCAAAGCTTCAACTTGTAAAATTAACTCTTGAACAACTCCTTGCCACCGAGAGTTCTGTTCTAGAGCAGAATTTAAGGGTGTCAACAGCTGTCACGAATTCGGGCTCAAATCCTCCTTCGCCCTCTCGAGAAAATGGGTCACCTACATCTGGTTTAGGTTCCCCTCAGAAGCTGAAGTCAACTAATGCtcctttttcttccacatcagAGAAGAAAGAATACCCAATAGACCCATCTCTTCCAGATATCAAGAACAGCATCTATTCAACTGATGAGTTCCGAATGTATTCGTTTAAGGTGCGCCCTTGTTCTCGCGCCTACTCCCATGATTGGACTGAGTGTCCATTTGTTCATCCAGGTGAGAATGCTCGAAGAAGGGATCCTAGGAAGTTCCATTACAGTTGTGTTCCTTGTCCCGATTTCCGCAAGGGGGCATGTAGACGTGGAGATATGTGTGAATATGCACATGGTGTTTTTGAATGCTGGCTACACCCTGCTCAATACCGAACCCGGCTGTGCAAGGACGGTACTAGTTGTGCAAGGAGAGTGTGTTTCTTTGCTCATACTGCTGAGGAACTCCGGCCTCTATATGTCTCCACTGGTTCTGCTGTTCTATCTCCTCGTTCAAGTACTTCTGGTGCTACAGCTATGGATTTTGCTGCAGCCTTGAGTCTGTTACCCGGATCGCCTTCTTCTGTATCCGTAATGTCTCCGTCACCTTTCACACCTCCCATGTCTCCATCTGCTAATGGCATGTCTCATTCTAATGTTGCCTGGCCACAGCCCAATGTTCCGGCCCTGCATCTTCCTGGAAGCAATCTTCAATCTAGTCGCCTCAGATCTTCTCTTAATGCAAGAGACATTCCAACTGAAGACTTCAACTTGCTGCCGGATTTTGATGTGCAGCAACAACAGCTGATAAATGAGTTATCTAGCCTCTCTCAGCCCTCTATGAGTTCTAATTCTTTAAATCGATCTGGTCGATTGAAGACTCTGACTCCATCGAATCTTGATGATCTATTTTCTGCTGAGAACTCATCTCTGCAGTACTCCGATCAAGCATTGGCTGCGGCAGTTTACTCTCCCACCCATAAGTCTGCTGTTTTAAATCAATTCCAGCAGCAGCAAAGCATGTTATCACCTataaacacaaatttttctcctaaaaATATTGAACATCCTTTGTTGCAGGCTTCTCTATCTGGTAGGATGTCTCCACGAAACGTAGAACCTATCTCGCCAATGAGCTCTCGGGTTTCAATGTTAGTTCAACGCGAGAAGCAGCAACAGTTCCGCAGCCTAAGCTCTAGGGAGCTTGGTTCTGGCTCCTCTGCCACCGTTGGTTCCCCGGTAAATTCTTGGTGGGGATCCTCCAATGGGAAACCGGACTGGGCGGTCGATGCAGATGGCTCAGGCAAGCTTCGCAGGTCATCTTCATTTGAGCTTGGCAATGGAGACGAGCCCGATTTATCATGGGTTCAATCCCTTGTAAAAGAATCTCCCACTGAGGTCAAAGAGAAAACAGGTGTGCCTGTTTCAGGTGTAACAGTTAATGCTTCTACAGGTCTAGGTTCAAGCATGAACTCTCGAATTGATCCGGTCGATACTGCAGTGTTGGGAGCATGGATCGAGCAAATGAAGCTTGATGAGCTCGTGGCTCAGCAAAACTGA
- the LOC107889543 gene encoding uncharacterized protein isoform X1 produces the protein MFRPYSYGPRAAWLWIIEYVSSFPQLDISIISGLIETAPILPEDLEENTSERVALRCLEELFGPQNSHGSVAPVSRAVLNPSASCDDVLDHILYHILQKVPLSDLKNAGPELLRWDGHSFIEHKRATLPKCALEQQLKDVILLDDPYLDGNENGPPSRSDDSNDENGNQEGNLIPQIKKNEELLGRNPIPSKRSRDELVAGNSKGIVSVNHGSMQCDLHLNAKKSKLVAKPACTIQAVAELPIHLHDDDEQLEDESQRIMKVTEIGTNNLGKVSQIGEGNQDLCVASRTPGLIDAVGRVELLDNQMENVQNDNTDMMVEQKHGDIICPNVVINESSPVENGAPVKESSGDVGGNIDQDFTSSSQNSISADGLQENVDLNGEKADMDHPCVEQICEDEDEIFNISLKKNLFLSSQHMASQDPVQNADWTEQNSCVKCNQNGRLLVCTSSGCLLAVHESCLNCPARFDDKGHFLCPFCACSVSISNYLEAKNKIILARKKLVAFMGLMGKLIQEQGRSWNHSKLNGNENLAGIQESGHLGREHEHKQEELPAKLKTSDDNPTTENTETFPINQVEVEGDDILKEVVGPQITDASQKLVNSDGEESSTSADDKYIISSHSTRSKKSETRQSFSPTRRLRRKKAPWTNDEEEMLRKGVQELANEDGTVPWKRILEFGTNVFLMDRTATDLKNKWRSMCKDSLGCK, from the exons ATGTTTCGCCCTTACTCTTATGGTCCAAGAGCTGCATGGCTTTGGATCATTGAGTACGTATCAAGCTTTCCCCAGCTAGATATTTCCATTATATCCG gTCTGATTGAAACAGCTCCAATTTTACCAGAGGACCTAGAAGAAAATACAAGTGAAAGGGTTGCTTTAAGATGCTTGGAGGAGTTATTTGGTCCTCAAAACAGTCATGGAAGTGTTGCTCCCGTTTCAAGAGCTGTTTTGAATCCTTCTGCAAGCTGCGATGATGTTCTTGATCACATACTGTATCACATACTGCAAAAG GTCCCATTATCTGATCTGAAAAATGCTGGACCAGAGCTTTTGAGATGGGATGGTCACTCCTTTATTGAGCATAAAAGAGCCACCCTACCTAAATGTGCATTAGAACAG CAGTTGAAAGATGTTATTTTGCTGGACGATCCTTATCTTGATGGCAATGAAAATGGGCCTCCATCACGGTCTGATGACAGCAATGATGAAAATGGTAATCAAGAGGGTAACTTGATtccacaaattaaaaaaaatgaagagttgCTTGGAAGAAATCCAATTCCGTCGAAGAGGTCTAGAGATGAGTTGGTTGCTGGAAATTCAAAGGGAATAGTCAGTGTTAACCATGGTAGTATGCAATGTGATCTTCATTTGAATGCAAAGAAGTCAAAGCTAGTTGCAAAGCCCGCTTGTACTATTCAGGCTGTTGCGGAGCTTCCAATTCACCTGCATGATGATGATGAGCAGTTGGAAGATGAATCTCAAAGGATTATGAAGGTTACTGAAATAGGGACTAATAACTTGGGAAAGGTTTCTCAGATAGGTGAGGGTAATCAAGATTTATGTGTTGCCTCAAGGACCCCTGGGCTGATTGATGCTGTTGGTCGTGTGGAATTGCTGGACAATCAGATGGAAAATGTTCAAAATGATAATACTGACATGATGGTCGAGCAAAAGCATGGAGATATAATTTGCCCAAATGTTGTTATTAACGAATCCAGTCCTGTTGAAAATGGTGCACCGGTAAAGGAATCTAGTGGTGATGTGGGTGGAAATATTGATCAAGATTTTACATCAAGTTCCCAAAATTCTATCTCCGCTGATGGGTTACAAGAAAATGTTGATCTGAATGGGGAAAAAGCTGACATGGATCATCCTTGTGTGGAACAGATATGCGAAGATGAAGATGAGATCTTTAACATTTCCTTAAAGAAGAACCTTTTCTTGAGTTCACAGCACATGGCAAGTCAAGATCCTGTTCAAAATGCTGACTGGACAGAACAAAATTCTTGTGTCAAGTGTAATCAAAATGGTCGGTTGTTGGTCTGTACTTCTAGTGGTTGCCTGCTTGCGGTTCATGAGAGCTGCTTGAATTGCCCTGCAAGATTTGATGATAAGGGCCACTTTCTTTGCCCTTTCTGTGCATGCTCTGTTTCCATCTCAAATTATCTAGAAGCTAAGAACAAGATCATCTTGGCAAGGAAGAAACTAGTTGCATTTATGGGGCTTATGGGAAAACTTATTCAGGAGCAGGGGAGGTCTTGGAATCATTCAAAATTAAATGGCAATGAAAACCTTGCTGGAATTCAGGAGAGTGGGCATCTAGGGAGAGAGCATGAACACAAACAGGAAGAACTACCAGCCAAGCTTAAAACCTCTGATGATAATCCAACCACTGAAAACACTGAAACTTTCCCCATAAATCAGGTAGAAGTTGAAGGAGATGACATACTAAAGGAAGTTGTAGGGCCTCAGATTACTGATGCAAGTCAGAAACTTGTCAATAGTGATGGAGAGGAATCATCTACCAGTGCAGATGATAAGTATATAATATCTAGTCATTCTACAAGGTCCAAAAAAAGTGAAACAAGGCA ATCATTCTCGCCAACTCGAcgattgagaagaaagaaagctCCATGGACGAATGACGAAGAAGAGATGCTCAGG AAGGGAGTGCAGGAGCTTGCAAATGAGGATGGGACAGTTCCATGGAAGAGAATTTTGGAGTTTGGTACCAATGTGTTTCTTATGGATAGGACTGCAACAGACCTCAAGAATAAGTGGAGAAGTATGTGCAAGGATAGCCTGGGATGCAAATGA
- the LOC107889543 gene encoding uncharacterized protein isoform X2 yields MFRPYSYGPRAAWLWIIEYVSSFPQLDISIISGLIETAPILPEDLEENTSERVALRCLEELFGPQNSHGSVAPVSRAVLNPSASCDDVLDHILYHILQKVPLSDLKNAGPELLRWDGHSFIEHKRATLPKCALEQLKDVILLDDPYLDGNENGPPSRSDDSNDENGNQEGNLIPQIKKNEELLGRNPIPSKRSRDELVAGNSKGIVSVNHGSMQCDLHLNAKKSKLVAKPACTIQAVAELPIHLHDDDEQLEDESQRIMKVTEIGTNNLGKVSQIGEGNQDLCVASRTPGLIDAVGRVELLDNQMENVQNDNTDMMVEQKHGDIICPNVVINESSPVENGAPVKESSGDVGGNIDQDFTSSSQNSISADGLQENVDLNGEKADMDHPCVEQICEDEDEIFNISLKKNLFLSSQHMASQDPVQNADWTEQNSCVKCNQNGRLLVCTSSGCLLAVHESCLNCPARFDDKGHFLCPFCACSVSISNYLEAKNKIILARKKLVAFMGLMGKLIQEQGRSWNHSKLNGNENLAGIQESGHLGREHEHKQEELPAKLKTSDDNPTTENTETFPINQVEVEGDDILKEVVGPQITDASQKLVNSDGEESSTSADDKYIISSHSTRSKKSETRQSFSPTRRLRRKKAPWTNDEEEMLRKGVQELANEDGTVPWKRILEFGTNVFLMDRTATDLKNKWRSMCKDSLGCK; encoded by the exons ATGTTTCGCCCTTACTCTTATGGTCCAAGAGCTGCATGGCTTTGGATCATTGAGTACGTATCAAGCTTTCCCCAGCTAGATATTTCCATTATATCCG gTCTGATTGAAACAGCTCCAATTTTACCAGAGGACCTAGAAGAAAATACAAGTGAAAGGGTTGCTTTAAGATGCTTGGAGGAGTTATTTGGTCCTCAAAACAGTCATGGAAGTGTTGCTCCCGTTTCAAGAGCTGTTTTGAATCCTTCTGCAAGCTGCGATGATGTTCTTGATCACATACTGTATCACATACTGCAAAAG GTCCCATTATCTGATCTGAAAAATGCTGGACCAGAGCTTTTGAGATGGGATGGTCACTCCTTTATTGAGCATAAAAGAGCCACCCTACCTAAATGTGCATTAGAACAG TTGAAAGATGTTATTTTGCTGGACGATCCTTATCTTGATGGCAATGAAAATGGGCCTCCATCACGGTCTGATGACAGCAATGATGAAAATGGTAATCAAGAGGGTAACTTGATtccacaaattaaaaaaaatgaagagttgCTTGGAAGAAATCCAATTCCGTCGAAGAGGTCTAGAGATGAGTTGGTTGCTGGAAATTCAAAGGGAATAGTCAGTGTTAACCATGGTAGTATGCAATGTGATCTTCATTTGAATGCAAAGAAGTCAAAGCTAGTTGCAAAGCCCGCTTGTACTATTCAGGCTGTTGCGGAGCTTCCAATTCACCTGCATGATGATGATGAGCAGTTGGAAGATGAATCTCAAAGGATTATGAAGGTTACTGAAATAGGGACTAATAACTTGGGAAAGGTTTCTCAGATAGGTGAGGGTAATCAAGATTTATGTGTTGCCTCAAGGACCCCTGGGCTGATTGATGCTGTTGGTCGTGTGGAATTGCTGGACAATCAGATGGAAAATGTTCAAAATGATAATACTGACATGATGGTCGAGCAAAAGCATGGAGATATAATTTGCCCAAATGTTGTTATTAACGAATCCAGTCCTGTTGAAAATGGTGCACCGGTAAAGGAATCTAGTGGTGATGTGGGTGGAAATATTGATCAAGATTTTACATCAAGTTCCCAAAATTCTATCTCCGCTGATGGGTTACAAGAAAATGTTGATCTGAATGGGGAAAAAGCTGACATGGATCATCCTTGTGTGGAACAGATATGCGAAGATGAAGATGAGATCTTTAACATTTCCTTAAAGAAGAACCTTTTCTTGAGTTCACAGCACATGGCAAGTCAAGATCCTGTTCAAAATGCTGACTGGACAGAACAAAATTCTTGTGTCAAGTGTAATCAAAATGGTCGGTTGTTGGTCTGTACTTCTAGTGGTTGCCTGCTTGCGGTTCATGAGAGCTGCTTGAATTGCCCTGCAAGATTTGATGATAAGGGCCACTTTCTTTGCCCTTTCTGTGCATGCTCTGTTTCCATCTCAAATTATCTAGAAGCTAAGAACAAGATCATCTTGGCAAGGAAGAAACTAGTTGCATTTATGGGGCTTATGGGAAAACTTATTCAGGAGCAGGGGAGGTCTTGGAATCATTCAAAATTAAATGGCAATGAAAACCTTGCTGGAATTCAGGAGAGTGGGCATCTAGGGAGAGAGCATGAACACAAACAGGAAGAACTACCAGCCAAGCTTAAAACCTCTGATGATAATCCAACCACTGAAAACACTGAAACTTTCCCCATAAATCAGGTAGAAGTTGAAGGAGATGACATACTAAAGGAAGTTGTAGGGCCTCAGATTACTGATGCAAGTCAGAAACTTGTCAATAGTGATGGAGAGGAATCATCTACCAGTGCAGATGATAAGTATATAATATCTAGTCATTCTACAAGGTCCAAAAAAAGTGAAACAAGGCA ATCATTCTCGCCAACTCGAcgattgagaagaaagaaagctCCATGGACGAATGACGAAGAAGAGATGCTCAGG AAGGGAGTGCAGGAGCTTGCAAATGAGGATGGGACAGTTCCATGGAAGAGAATTTTGGAGTTTGGTACCAATGTGTTTCTTATGGATAGGACTGCAACAGACCTCAAGAATAAGTGGAGAAGTATGTGCAAGGATAGCCTGGGATGCAAATGA